A segment of the Catalinimonas alkaloidigena genome:
TGACCTTCCCCCGTTTCAGTGGATAATTGGAAAAGCACTATCTTATTCACTAAAGGGAGAAATATATGTCACATCGAAAAAACTATACTAGAGAGTTCAAGGATCAAGCCGTTCAATTAGCTGAGTTGAATGGTGTAACTCAGACCAGTCGAGATCTTGACGTACATCCGAGTCTGATTGGTAAATGGAAGCGACAACTTACCCAGAATGGCGAAAAAGCGTTTCCTGGAAAAGGGAATCCGCGCGATGAGGAGGTGGCTCGGCTTAAACGCGAAAATGCACGACTCCAGGAGGAAGTACAGATCCTAAAAAAGGCCGTCGGTATCTTCAGTACTCGTCCCAGCTGAGATACCAATTTGTCCACAGTCACCGGGACGAGTTTTCTGTAGTGGCTATGTGTCGGGTACTTGAGGTGTCTCCCAGTGGCTACTATGCTTGGTGCAAACGTCCAGAAAGCCGACGCAACAGGGAGAACAGCAAGCTAGTCATGGCCATCAAAGAAGTACATAAGGGCAGTGGTCAGACTTATGGAAGCCCTCGAATTTATCAGGAGTTAGCCGCTAGAGGCATGCCATGCAGTGAAAATAGAATAGCCCGTCTGATGCATCTAGAGGGCATTCAGGCAAAAAAGGTGAGACGCTTTAAAGTCACCACGGATTCTAAGCATAAGATGCCAGTAGCAGAAAATTTGTTAGACCGTCAGTTTGCACCAGAATTACCAGATGAGAAATGGGGGGCTGACATCACATACATTTGGACTGGACAAGGTTGGCTTTACTTAGCTGTGGTACTGGACCTGTTTTCTCGACGGGTGGTGGGTTGGCAAATGCAATCAACCCTGGAGCGTAGCCTAGTGGTAAATGCTTTAAAAATGGCGCTGAAAAATCGCAGGCCAACTGCAGAATTACTCCACCACAGTGACCGTGGTAGTCAATATGCCAGCCAAGAGTACCAACAGCTTTTGGCGCTGGCAGAAGTAAGTTGCAGTATGAGCCGGAAAGGAAATTGCTGGGATAACGCTCCAGTAGAAAGCTTTTTTGCTACGTTGAAAAGGGAGCGAGTCTATCAT
Coding sequences within it:
- a CDS encoding IS3 family transposase (programmed frameshift), which produces MSHRKNYTREFKDQAVQLAELNGVTQTSRDLDVHPSLIGKWKRQLTQNGEKAFPGKGNPRDEEVARLKRENARLQEEVQILKKGRRYLQYSSQLRYQFVHSHRDEFSVVAMCRVLEVSPSGYYAWCKRPESRRNRENSKLVMAIKEVHKGSGQTYGSPRIYQELAARGMPCSENRIARLMHLEGIQAKKVRRFKVTTDSKHKMPVAENLLDRQFAPELPDEKWGADITYIWTGQGWLYLAVVLDLFSRRVVGWQMQSTLERSLVVNALKMALKNRRPTAELLHHSDRGSQYASQEYQQLLALAEVSCSMSRKGNCWDNAPVESFFATLKRERVYHRHYTTRAEAKRDIFQYIEVWYNRKRRHSSLGYLSPVKYEALQTQHLSTTVA